The Candidatus Woesearchaeota archaeon genome contains the following window.
GCCGCTAAAATTTAAGGATGCAACTGCATTTATACCGGGCTCATTGAGTATGAATAATAAAATAGCGTATTATGCAATTGTTGGAGGTACTCCAGCATATCTTCTCGAGTTTGACTACAACAGGAGTTTAGAGCAGAATCTTTTGGAAAATTATCTTCAAAAGACGAAATTTCTTTACCATGATGCTCTGTTTGTGTTACGAGAAGAACTTAACGAGCCTAGAAACTATTTTGCAATACTCCGAGCAATTTCCAGAGGAAAAAACACTTCTAACGAAATTGTAAATGAAACATCCCTAGACAGAGGATTAGTCGGCAAATATCTCAGTGTGCTTATAGACCTTCACTTTATCGAAAGGCTGCTTCCAATTACCGAGAAAAAAACCTCAAGAAAAGGGATATATAAAATAAAAGACAACTTCTTCAAATTTTGGTTTAGGTTTGTGCATGCCAATGAGGATTATATAGAACAGAATAGGCAGGAGTTATTGTTAAAAGAAAAGATTTTGCCTAATCTGAATTCGTATGTGGGAGACATTTTTGAGGATATAGCCCTAGCGTTTATTACAGAGAAGAAAGAATATAATGACTTTTTATTTGGCAGGTGGTGGCATAAAGGCACAGAAATAGATGTTGTTGGAAAATCGCCAAATGAACTTATTTTTATAGAGGTAAAGTGGAAAAAACTCAGTGAGTCAGAGGCTATATGTATTCTAGAAGGATTGGCAAAAAAGTCAGATAACTTTCCGACAAAAAACAATGTCAGAAAAATGTTTGGAATCATTGCAAAAAATATCGATAAAAAAGATAAATTGCGTGAAAGAGGGTATATCTGTTTCGATGTTGATGATTTTTGACTATTCTGTTTTCTCTGCGTAATACAGCCAATATCCACCCTTTTTTACAAGAACCTGAAGGTTGCCAAAAACAGCTTTCATTTTTTCCGCTAGTTGGTTTCCGCCCTTATGACGGCGTGCTACTAATTGTAAGGATCCATGAAGCCGTAAATATCGGGGAGCTTGTTCGATAATCTGAAAACAGACTGATTTTCCTGCAGACTGAGGCGGATTGGTAAGAACCGTATCAAAGACAGTATTTATTGCTTGATCAGTATTAGCTTGAAGTCCTGAATAGAGATCACTTTGCAGAGCAACGGCATTGGTAACATTATTTGCTTTTATGTTTTTCTCCGCAAGTTGCACTGCCCGCTCATTTATATCAAGGAGAACTACTGAAGCATGAGGATAGGTTTTTGCAAATGTAATTCCAATAACACCATAACCACAACCCATGTCCAAAATACGATCATTTTCATGAACACGGGCATAGGTGATGAGGACCTTTGTTCCCTTATCAAGTTTTCCATAAGAAAAAACTCCAGAAGCAGTACTAAGGTTGAGGTTTTGTCCTCCATGCTTTACCGTGATAGGAGCCAATCGCAACCGAGAAGATTGATGCTGGTGATAATAGTGGCTCATTGTTATGCTTGCTATATTATTACTACAAACTTATTACGACAAACGCGTCTAATCCATAACCCCGATCCAATAATACATTAATCTATCCGCTGCACGAACTAAATCATAACCCGTACCCTGGATGATCAAGCAAGAGCCATTCATTAGAACCTTTGGTGTAGGATGCTCTTTCACATAAATGACTGGATCAACCGTAGTCTCACAGGTGATGATAGGGACAGACTCACATCCCTTTGCTTCTTGCGTACATGCAGGATATAATTTGAGGTCAGATATTTTCAACATATTGACCGTAAACTCACCATTTGTCAATGCCACATGACCAAGGTTACTCCCCAAGGGATCAAAGGTGATGTACGAGCTTCCGTTATAATAAGTAAAAACCGTTGCCAGCCATGCATTAGGATTACCCTCAACAGGAACCTCCTCTAACTCCTCAGGTGAGTAATGGAAAGAAACCCGAGCAACACGTGTTGAGTTT
Protein-coding sequences here:
- a CDS encoding ATP-binding protein, with the protein product MKPLNFQFKNRKHELKALERLYSEKFPKLIVMYGRRRVGKTALIQEFLKKHKGIYLLGRQETELENLRRFSAEISNFFSDETLNTNPLRNWDSLFTYLSQKLKEKRFAVAIDEFPYVVSANEAVPSILQDYWDNKLSKLSAFIILCGSSISMMERVVGYKSPIYGRRTEQMLIEPLKFKDATAFIPGSLSMNNKIAYYAIVGGTPAYLLEFDYNRSLEQNLLENYLQKTKFLYHDALFVLREELNEPRNYFAILRAISRGKNTSNEIVNETSLDRGLVGKYLSVLIDLHFIERLLPITEKKTSRKGIYKIKDNFFKFWFRFVHANEDYIEQNRQELLLKEKILPNLNSYVGDIFEDIALAFITEKKEYNDFLFGRWWHKGTEIDVVGKSPNELIFIEVKWKKLSESEAICILEGLAKKSDNFPTKNNVRKMFGIIAKNIDKKDKLRERGYICFDVDDF
- a CDS encoding class I SAM-dependent methyltransferase codes for the protein MSHYYHQHQSSRLRLAPITVKHGGQNLNLSTASGVFSYGKLDKGTKVLITYARVHENDRILDMGCGYGVIGITFAKTYPHASVVLLDINERAVQLAEKNIKANNVTNAVALQSDLYSGLQANTDQAINTVFDTVLTNPPQSAGKSVCFQIIEQAPRYLRLHGSLQLVARRHKGGNQLAEKMKAVFGNLQVLVKKGGYWLYYAEKTE